A region of Chloracidobacterium sp. DNA encodes the following proteins:
- a CDS encoding type II toxin-antitoxin system HicB family antitoxin gives MKNNYTAVVKQDGDWWIGWIEEVSGVNCQEATKPELLESLRITLDEALEFNRADARRV, from the coding sequence ATGAAGAATAATTACACAGCGGTCGTGAAACAGGACGGCGATTGGTGGATCGGATGGATCGAAGAAGTTTCGGGTGTCAATTGCCAGGAGGCTACGAAACCTGAGCTGTTGGAAAGTTTGAGAATTACTTTGGACGAGGCCCTGGAATTTAATCGTGCCGACGCTCGCAGGGTGTAA
- a CDS encoding glycoside hydrolase family 3 protein — protein sequence MIEHLNSLSLEQKIGQLFFIGIAGPEVDEATQELLDEVSPGGVCLFARNIKEAQQTRNLLDELRSTLPVVPFLSIDQEGGLVDRLRRIMTPMPAASKIANAQDAAELARIIAETLRILGFNMDFAPVVDAMDEERSKHTNGLFSRTFGNSKEEVTAFAGEFLQTLQTNGVIGCLKHFPGLGASQVDSHEELPVVDVDEYLLSHVDLFPYRELIATGNVRVVMAAHAAFPQHPLQEQDENGKLLPSSLSYNFVTTLLRGELRFDGLCITDDLEMGAIVKNYGIGEACKMAVAAGNDMLAICADPNAVREGYEAVLKAVESQEISMNRIDESLARIAALKSKLSPPLPFDTAQIAQLSDDVAALNDRLSR from the coding sequence ATGATCGAACACCTCAATTCCCTTTCACTAGAACAAAAGATCGGCCAGCTATTTTTTATCGGCATCGCCGGACCGGAGGTTGATGAGGCGACCCAAGAGCTGCTCGACGAGGTCTCGCCGGGCGGTGTGTGTTTGTTTGCACGCAATATTAAAGAAGCACAGCAGACGAGAAACTTGCTTGACGAACTGCGTTCAACATTGCCTGTAGTTCCCTTTTTGAGTATCGATCAGGAAGGCGGCCTTGTTGACCGTCTCAGACGCATAATGACGCCGATGCCCGCCGCGAGCAAGATCGCTAATGCTCAAGACGCCGCTGAATTAGCCAGGATCATCGCCGAAACTCTTCGCATTCTCGGCTTCAACATGGATTTTGCTCCGGTCGTCGATGCAATGGACGAAGAGCGTTCAAAACATACCAATGGCCTTTTTTCGCGAACGTTTGGAAATTCAAAAGAAGAAGTTACCGCTTTCGCTGGTGAATTTTTACAAACGTTGCAGACAAACGGAGTTATTGGATGTCTAAAACATTTTCCCGGCTTGGGTGCTTCACAGGTTGATTCGCATGAAGAGTTACCTGTTGTAGATGTCGATGAATATTTGCTGTCGCATGTCGATCTATTTCCGTATCGCGAACTTATCGCTACTGGCAATGTTCGCGTCGTGATGGCTGCTCACGCGGCGTTTCCGCAGCATCCCTTGCAGGAACAGGACGAAAATGGCAAACTTTTACCATCTTCATTGAGTTACAACTTTGTAACCACCCTGCTTCGCGGCGAACTTCGGTTTGACGGCCTCTGTATAACGGACGATCTTGAAATGGGAGCAATTGTAAAAAATTACGGCATCGGCGAAGCCTGTAAAATGGCAGTCGCAGCCGGCAACGATATGTTGGCAATATGTGCGGATCCAAATGCTGTTCGCGAAGGCTATGAAGCAGTCTTGAAAGCAGTTGAGTCGCAAGAAATTAGCATGAATCGCATTGATGAATCGCTAGCACGCATTGCAGCATTGAAATCGAAACTATCACCGCCGCTTCCATTCGACACAGCCCAAATCGCCCAGCTCTCCGACGATGTCGCCGCTCTCAATGACCGCCTCAGCCGCTAA